The Streptomyces sp. NBC_01276 genome contains the following window.
GACATCGAGGTAGCCCTCCAGGCCGTGGCGGCCGCCCTCGCGGCCGAAGCCCGACTCCTTGTACCCGCCGAAGGGCGAGGTCGGGTCGAACTTGTTGAACGTGTTGGCCCAGACGACGCCCGCGCGGAGCTTGTTCGCGACCGCGAGGATGCGCGAGCCCTTCTCCGTCCAGATGCCGGCGGACAGGCCGTACTGGCTGTTGTTGGCCTTGGCGACGGCCTCGTCCGGGGTGCGGAACGTCAGCACGGACAGCACCGGGCCGAAGATCTCGTCGCGGGCGACGGTGTGCGCCTGGGTGACGTTCGTGAAGAGCGTCGGGGCGAACCAGTAGCCGGCGGACGGGAGCTCGCACGCGGGGGACCAGCGCTCGGCGCCCTCGGCCTCGCCGGTCTCGGCGAGCGCGGTGATCCGGGCGAGCTGCTCGGCGGAGTTGATCGCGCCGATGTCGGTGTTCTTGTCGAGCGGGTCGCCCAGGCGCAGCGTGGAGAGGCGGCGCTTGAGGGAGTCCAGCAGCTCGTCGTGGATCGACTCCTGGACCAGCAGGCGGGAGCCCGCGCAGCAGACCTGGCCCTGGTTGAAGAAGATGCCGTTGACGATGCCCTCGACGGCCTGGTCGATGGGCGCGTCGTCGAAGACGATGTTGGCGCCCTTGCCGCCCAGCTCCAGGGTGACCTTCTTGTCGGTGCCGGCGACGTGGCGGGCGATCTTCTTGCCCACGGCGGTCGAGCCGGTGAAGGCGACCTTGTTGACGTCCGGGTGCTCGACGAGGGCCGCGCCCGCGTCGCCGTAGCCGGTGAGGATGTTGACGACGCCCTTGGGCAGGCCCGCCTGGCGGCAGATGTCCGCGAAGAACAGCGCCGAGAGGGGGGTCGTCTCCGCCGGCTTCAGCACGACCGTGTTGCCGGTGGCGAGCGCCGGGGCGATCTTCCACGCGAGCATCAGGAGGGGGAAGTTCCAGGGGATGACCTGGCCGGCCACGCCGAGGGGGCGCGGGTTGGCGCCGTAGCCCGCGTGGTCGAGCTTGTCGGCCCAGCCCGCGTAGTAGAAGAAGTGCGCGGCGACGAGCGGGAGGTCCGCGTCGCGGGTCTCCTTGATCGGCTTGCCGTTGTCCAGGGTCTCCAGGACGGCCAGCTCGCGGCTGCGCTCCTGGATGATCCGGGCGATGCGGAAGAGGTACTTGGCGCGCTCGGAGCCCGGCAGCGCGGACCACTTCTCGAAGGCCCTGCGGGCGGCCTTCACGGCGCGGTCGACGTCGGCGGCGCCGGCCTGGGCGACCTCGGCGAGGACTTCCTCGGAGGACGGGGAGACGGTCTTGAAGACCTTGCCGTCGGCGGCGTCGGTGAACTCGCCGTCGATGAAGAGCCCGTAAGAGGGGGCGATGTCGACGACCGAGCGGGACTCGGGGGCCGGTGCGTACTCGAAAAGGGATGCCATGGTGATCAGTCCACCGTCACGTAGTCGGGACCGGAGTAACGCCCGGTGCTCAGCTTCTGGCGCTGCATGAGCAGGTCGTTCAGCAGGCTGGAGGCGCCGAAGCGGAACCACTCGTTGGTCAGCCAGTCCGCGCCCGCGGTCTCGTTGACCAGGACCAGGAACTTCAGCGCGTCCTTGGTGGTCCGGATGCCGCCGGCGGGCTTCACGCCGATCTGAATGCCAGTCTGCGCCTTGAAGTCGCGGACGGCTTCGAGCATCAGCAGCGTGTTCGCCGGGGTGGCGTTGACGCCGACCTTGCCGGTGGAGGTCTTGATGAAGTCGGCGCCCGCGAGCATGCCGATCCAGGAGGCGCGGCGGATGTTGTCGTAGGTCGACAGCTCGCCGGTCTCGAAGATCACCTTGAGCCGGGCGGCGGTGCCGTCCTCGCGGACGCACGCCTCCTTGACGGCCTTGATCAGCTCGTACGTGTCCAGGTAGCGGCCGGCGAGGAAGGCGCCACGGTCGATGACCATGTCGATCTCGTCGGCGCCGGCGGCGACGGCGTCGCGGGTGTCGGCGAGCTTGACGGGCAGGGCCGCGCGGCCGGCCGGGAAGGCGGTGGCGACGGAGGCGACCTTGACGTCGGCGCCGTTCAGCCCGGCCTTGGCGGTGGCCACCATGTCGGGGTAGACGCAGACCGCGGCGGTCATCGGCGTGCTGCGGTCGGTCGGGTCGGGGTTGACGGCCTTGGCGGCGAGCGCCCGCACCTTGCCCGGGGTGTCCGCACCCTCAAGCGTGGTCAGGTCGATCATCGAGATGGCCAGGTCGATGGCGTACGCCTTGGCCGTCGTCTTGATCGAGCGGGTGCCGAGGGAGGCCGCGCGGGCCTCCAGGCCGACTGCGTCTACGCCGGGCAGCCCGTGCAGGAAGCGGCGCAGCGCGCTGTCGGACGTCGTCACGTCAGCGAATGCGGTGAGGGTGGTGGGCATGGTCACCACATGAGCATATCTACGCGCGTAGCTTCCTGTCACCCCCCTCGCGCACATCTGCGCGTGACATCCGTCATCGGTGCACCCGGCCGGGCGTACGGCACAATCGGCGGCATGACTACGCCCTCCCCCCACGAGCCGGTCTACGCCGACCGCGTCTACCGCTCCCCCATGGCCGTCGTCACCGGGGTGGTGCTGCTGGCCCTGATCGCCTGGCTGTGCGGGGACGCCGTCGTGCGCGGCGAGGGGAGCGCCCGCTGGGTCGGGCTCGCCATCGCGCTGTTCGCCGTACCACTGACGGTCGCCTTCACCGTGCGGCCGGCGGTCTTCGCCAACGACGACCGGATGCGGGTGCGCAACCCCTTCCGCATCATCGAGCTGCCCTGGGGGGCCGTGGACGCGGTGCGCGCCGGGTACTCGGCGGAGGTGCTCGCGGAGGGGTCGAAGTACCAGCTCTGGTCGGTGCCGGTGTCGCTGCGCGAGCGCAAGAAGGCGAGCCGCAAGTTCAGCCGCCGTGACGCGCTGGGCGGCAAGGGGCTCGGGCAGGACGGCGGCACGGGCACGGCGGGCACGGCCGGTCCCGAGCGGGCCGCCGCCGACCAGGTCGTGGACGAGCTGCGCGAGCTCGCCGAGCGCGGGGCCGCGCGGCCCGGGGCGCAGGGCTCCGTCTCCGTGAAGTGGGCCTACGAGATCATCGCTCCCACCGTGGTCGGCGCGGTCGCGCTGATCGTCCTGCTCGC
Protein-coding sequences here:
- the deoC gene encoding deoxyribose-phosphate aldolase, with the protein product MPTTLTAFADVTTSDSALRRFLHGLPGVDAVGLEARAASLGTRSIKTTAKAYAIDLAISMIDLTTLEGADTPGKVRALAAKAVNPDPTDRSTPMTAAVCVYPDMVATAKAGLNGADVKVASVATAFPAGRAALPVKLADTRDAVAAGADEIDMVIDRGAFLAGRYLDTYELIKAVKEACVREDGTAARLKVIFETGELSTYDNIRRASWIGMLAGADFIKTSTGKVGVNATPANTLLMLEAVRDFKAQTGIQIGVKPAGGIRTTKDALKFLVLVNETAGADWLTNEWFRFGASSLLNDLLMQRQKLSTGRYSGPDYVTVD
- a CDS encoding aldehyde dehydrogenase family protein, producing the protein MASLFEYAPAPESRSVVDIAPSYGLFIDGEFTDAADGKVFKTVSPSSEEVLAEVAQAGAADVDRAVKAARRAFEKWSALPGSERAKYLFRIARIIQERSRELAVLETLDNGKPIKETRDADLPLVAAHFFYYAGWADKLDHAGYGANPRPLGVAGQVIPWNFPLLMLAWKIAPALATGNTVVLKPAETTPLSALFFADICRQAGLPKGVVNILTGYGDAGAALVEHPDVNKVAFTGSTAVGKKIARHVAGTDKKVTLELGGKGANIVFDDAPIDQAVEGIVNGIFFNQGQVCCAGSRLLVQESIHDELLDSLKRRLSTLRLGDPLDKNTDIGAINSAEQLARITALAETGEAEGAERWSPACELPSAGYWFAPTLFTNVTQAHTVARDEIFGPVLSVLTFRTPDEAVAKANNSQYGLSAGIWTEKGSRILAVANKLRAGVVWANTFNKFDPTSPFGGYKESGFGREGGRHGLEGYLDV
- a CDS encoding PH domain-containing protein; translation: MTTPSPHEPVYADRVYRSPMAVVTGVVLLALIAWLCGDAVVRGEGSARWVGLAIALFAVPLTVAFTVRPAVFANDDRMRVRNPFRIIELPWGAVDAVRAGYSAEVLAEGSKYQLWSVPVSLRERKKASRKFSRRDALGGKGLGQDGGTGTAGTAGPERAAADQVVDELRELAERGAARPGAQGSVSVKWAYEIIAPTVVGAVALIVLLATG